The genomic interval TACCTCCTCTCCCAGCCCAGTTAGCGGACCCCACCTTTTCTTGGGGCTTGTGTGCTGCCCGGCTGCTAAATAGTCGCTGGCTTGCCCTCTCTCTCATGCTTTTTCTTTGCTGAGTCATCATCTGATCCTACGTGTAACTGCTATCGCCAGCAATCGGAGCTTTATTAAACATGCTCTTATGTGACCAACAATGCATTAGAGAGTTTCAACAACCAGATGAAGACCAAGGGCCTGAAAGGATTGTTGGTACATGAGATGGTTGATGGAATTAGAGAGATGATAATGGAGAAATTTGCACTTAGGAGAGATTGTGGCAAAAAGATGGAAGATGGTATCCTACCAAATATGATGAAGGAGTTAAACAATTCAACTGGTAATCTGAAGGTTATCAAGATGCCTAGAAATGATGATGTATTTGCTGAAGTTACACTGGTTAAGAGTGATAACAGCACTAAGAGACATATTGTGGACTTGGATAGCCAGCACTGCTCTTGTAGAGTATGGCAGGTCACAAGAAAGCCATGCAAGCATGCCTTGGCTTGGATTTGCACCAATAGGGGCAAGATTCAGGATTTTGTCAACCATTTTTACTCCATGCAATCCTTTAGAGCAGCATATGCAAGGAGGATCCCAACAATGACTGATAGGACACAATGGCCTTCAGTTGATCTTGGTTTCAAGGTGCATCCTCCAAGACTCAGAAGAGGAGCTGGCAAGCCCAGAGTCCAGAGGACTAGGGGTTGCCTTGAGCCTGGGAGAAAGAAGGTGAGATGCAAGAGAGATGCAAGTGTTTTCGGCACTTCGAGAAAACTTGCAAGCTAGCTGAACCACTTGATGAGGATGCCATGGCCAGCCAATCAACACCCAGAAAGAGGTATGTATCAACTCTGCAGTTTCTTCACCATGTTTTATTAAGTGATCTAACCTCAATTATTTACATTTGCAGGAGACTAGTAAATGTGGATGCTACTGCAGCTAGCTCATCTGCACCAAACGAGAAGAAGAGGactccaaaaaagaagaaaacaccaCATAAGAGGAGGAATCTTGTTTCTTGCAGTGCTCCACCAGCAAGAGTAGCTACAAGGTTGTCAGATTTGCTTGGTCTAGCTCAGCCAACCAACAAGATGCATATGCTCATCACCGTTTATAATATAATGGCCAAGACTACTCATTTTGTAATATAATGGCCTAGTTGGCCCTAAGTACTGCTTAGTGTTGGTAATTCTTACGATtacagatagaatccgcaagcgcacggatataccgatgtagcacttcccctccggagtattccaagggtatcgagtCCAAGGGAACGAGTGTGATTATTTCTTCTCCCG from Oryza glaberrima chromosome 3, OglaRS2, whole genome shotgun sequence carries:
- the LOC127764977 gene encoding uncharacterized protein LOC127764977, coding for MQERCKCFRHFEKTCKLAEPLDEDAMASQSTPRKRRLVNVDATAASSSAPNEKKRTPKKKKTPHKRRNLVSCSAPPARVATRLSDLLGLAQPTNKMHMLITVYNIMAKTTHFVI